TTACATTTCAGTTAATTACATTGTTTTTGAAATGTTTGGAATCTGTGTTCtgaattttacaaaccaaaaaaaaagttgatacAATGTATGTAGCGTGTGTTTGTCTGAGAGCTGAAGGTTAAACTTCTTGAAAAATGTCTTTAGGTTGATGATCTTGCGAAGGCGTCGAGTTCGGTATCGACATTAGTGGTGATGGTGGACAAAGATATTGAGGCAGACTGTGTGAGGAAAGCTGGTAGTCATACTAGGAACCTTTTAAGGGTAAAGCGTGGTCTTGACATGGTGAAGGCTCTCTTTGAAGAGATTATAGCTTCCGagtatgtattttttttaaaaatcttcttGATTACAGCTTATGTGAGTTTTTGTGCAAAGTTTTAATCAAATGTTTATATTGTCTAGGTTAGGTCATTCTGTGAATCAAGTATAGGCtgatgattttaataataaatgagaACTTGGTGTCTTGTTAtaaaatgtgtgtgttttttggATATATGATTTGCAGAGGTAGTAACTCTTTAAAGGATCCAGCATCTAAGTCTTATGCTCAAGTGTTTGCTCCTCACCATGGATGGGCTATACGGAAAGCTGTTGCTCTTGGGATGTACGCTCTTCCCACTAGATCTCAGCTACTTACCATGCTCAATGAGGAAGGTTAGTCCATCAACTCCATTCATACATACATATTCTCTTAATGCAGTCTATGCTTCCAATTTTCAAGACCATCAAATTTGGAAAATCTAAATCTTTCAACGATGAGACAAATAATCACACAGAAATAGtaagagaaatccgagattgatGTTGGCTTCTGCAGTAGACGCATTATGGTTCACTGTGGAGTGGGAATGTGTTAGCTTTCTATATGCTTAGCTTGGTTTGAgatttcattttgtttatagCTTGGTTTATATGTTCAATAAATCAATTGTTTTGGTAAAGAGAGTCTCTACTTCAATATATATGATACGTCTATCTCTGTCGTTTGCTTtgtgaatatttatttacagaAGCGGAGGCTAAGATAGAGATGCAAAGCTATGTAAATGCATCAGCTCCAGTAATCGCGTACGTTGAAAATCTATTCCACTCCAAGCAACTCGGTATCGATTGGTGAAGAACCCTGAAGAGTCTTTTTATTAACGATCTTTGACAAGTCTGTATCACACCAAATAACCAATACGGTTCTATCAACTCATGTAATGACTTCACACGCACCAAAACAGagctatttgaaaataatacCATTATGAATAAATCTATGCTATCTCTAGTTTGCTGATCTGTGTAATGTGTTGatgtgaaaaaaaattatcatcatAAATACGGAAGTGTACTTCACTATTTTTGTTATGACATAAAGCTCTAAAGAACTCAGTACATGTCCTAACGACACGACAACAAGTTTGCTAGCTTCTTCTTTAGATCTGCTGCAATCTCAGGACTTGATAGAAACATATCCAGCGACGGAACCACTCCCTTTCTCTCAATCTCTCTGAAAGCTGATGCCACACCTCTCATGATCATGTCTCGGCGGGTTATGTCGTAACTGTCTACAAGACGAAGCAAAAACTCAAGTAAAGAGTTAGTGATGTGTGGATACTGAGGTATTGACCATAGCATCAAGAGAGCAGCAGGTTCAACATTCATAATGCTATCTACTTTTTCGTCAAAGAAGAGCCAGTCATAGAACAGAGACAGCTTAACCCTTTGTTCGACCTGAGGATTCTGCTTGCAGAGTTCTAGAAACCAACCTATAAGAGCCCATCTTGGCATGATCTCTGACCTGATGATCTCGTTGGTTGGGTGAACAACACAGCAGATGAACCGGACTATGTCTACCAAAAGTGTTTCTTTTTCAGGACCCAGGAGAAACTTCTTCAAGAACCACATCTGATGCCTCTTATGGCTTCCAAGCTTCACATTCCCAAGCAAAAACCTTAACTGGGTTTCCATCTCAGGAGTGATCCGGAGAAGGAAGTATCTACTTGAAGTCTTCAACTGGTAAATCTGTGAAACCTCAGAGCACACCAAATCACTCCATATGTCTTTGAACTCGGAGATGTGAACCAGGTCCTGTAATAACCGGACAAGATCCCTTCCGATCTTCAAACTCAAATGCAGCTGCTCCTTAAACATTTTGACACAAAACTTGATCTCTAGTCTCTTCAGGTGTTCAAGTTTCGGTATCCCTGAGACCCTACAATGATCCGCTAACAAACGAAGGAAACTGTAGAGAGCACTAGTCAAGACCAAGGGGATATCTTCAAGCAAGCAACCCCATTTGTCAAGAAACAAGCTCACCAGTTCAGAGCAAAGCCAAACATTCTGCTCCCCATAATCCCCACTTCCAATGCGTCTCAGCAGAGACACAAGCAACTCCTCTAGTCCCACACTCGAAACACCAATCATCTCCTTTGTTAACCAAAGCAGCTGAACTTTAGCTGAGTCAACAAGTTTACCGTACAGTTCAACAACGACTCCAACAAGCAAACTAGTGAAAAACGCATACCCATCAGTGACCAGAGCATGTAAATGCTTAATGTGGGTTTTAGAGTGATTAGAATCGCATAACACGGCATAAACGATCGCTCTACAGAGCTCAAGAAACTCC
This genomic stretch from Raphanus sativus cultivar WK10039 chromosome 3, ASM80110v3, whole genome shotgun sequence harbors:
- the LOC108847064 gene encoding accelerated cell death 11, whose product is MADSNAERPLRKISTAFKELAATVTSPSPQVPVAQFSHACSLVSPLFGCLGIAFKFAEMDYVAKVDDLAKASSSVSTLVVMVDKDIEADCVRKAGSHTRNLLRVKRGLDMVKALFEEIIASEGSNSLKDPASKSYAQVFAPHHGWAIRKAVALGMYALPTRSQLLTMLNEEEAEAKIEMQSYVNASAPVIAYVENLFHSKQLGIDW
- the LOC108847062 gene encoding uncharacterized protein LOC108847062, whose translation is MEKGNPFVASLHEVENQLELSLRQAFVSLEPKLQPPFSLDIPDQQEFLELCRAIVYAVLCDSNHSKTHIKHLHALVTDGYAFFTSLLVGVVVELYGKLVDSAKVQLLWLTKEMIGVSSVGLEELLVSLLRRIGSGDYGEQNVWLCSELVSLFLDKWGCLLEDIPLVLTSALYSFLRLLADHCRVSGIPKLEHLKRLEIKFCVKMFKEQLHLSLKIGRDLVRLLQDLVHISEFKDIWSDLVCSEVSQIYQLKTSSRYFLLRITPEMETQLRFLLGNVKLGSHKRHQMWFLKKFLLGPEKETLLVDIVRFICCVVHPTNEIIRSEIMPRWALIGWFLELCKQNPQVEQRVKLSLFYDWLFFDEKVDSIMNVEPAALLMLWSIPQYPHITNSLLEFLLRLVDSYDITRRDMIMRGVASAFREIERKGVVPSLDMFLSSPEIAADLKKKLANLLSCR